In the Populus trichocarpa isolate Nisqually-1 chromosome 1, P.trichocarpa_v4.1, whole genome shotgun sequence genome, AAGCGCAATATCATGGCGCTTGCATATCATTCCatgaaaatctaaaataatacaAGCATTAACCGAGCTATTTGTTTTACAACAAATCAACCTCAAAATTTACTGGCACAAAGTATTACCAACACATGATTCTCACACCAGTCCTTTTTAACTCTGACTAGCCATAAACCCTCCACAAATCATGTATGTCATGGGCCTCGTGGCTAGTATAAGCATTTATACTTCAAGTACTAGAAAAACATATCCATTTCAAGCATTTAGCTTCAAAACCTCACATTGAGAACAAAACAACCTCAAACAGAAACCAAATCTGAGAATCATCCAGAATCAAAAACACACAAATTGATGTAAACAAGCAGATATTAATGCTCAAAATGGAGATGGCACTAAGATAGGTTCATGACCTGGGGAGTCCACGTGTCCAAACAACCCTTTACAGAAACCAATCAAATCACGAGGACCAAACAATCAATAACTGTACCAGTTCTACTGGTGCCAGCCAAACCAGAACACACATCAATTGTTCCCATCAGAACCAGAACACACGACTTGTTAATGCTATGTTGCCACTTGAAAGTTTTTAGGCTACAATTGTTCCCATCAGCACAAATTATTATAACTTAAGAAACAGACTATAATGCTTAATAAATCAATGATACTGCCTTGTCCTAAAATCTGGGAACCAGACAACTGTGCACCAGGAACACCACTAGACATAAATACAATGAAAAAGCACAAGGttcaaaattaaagtttaaactgCTTTATTAAACCCTAAGCTTACAAATAAATATCAACTAATGttttaactataattttgaCCTCCTCTACTGCCAATCCCACCCCCCACCCACccctaaggaaaaaaaaaaaaaaaacagcgacAAAGTTGTGAAGACCATGAATAGGCCATTGCTATTTTCTGAACCTCTTATATTACTTAATTTCATGATCAAAGCATTGCCATCAATTTCAATGCTCAAAAAATAACCAGCAAGAATTGCCACTCAATTTCCTaggaaatataaaacaaaacaaattttaccTTTAAGTTTCTAACTGAATGATCCACATTAGTCGATAAtagaataacaaataaaaaactatatatgaaaGGCAGTCCAATTCTGATTTTGAGTCTAATCCcatgaaatcaaaattgattctAAGCAATCCTTAACACTTCATTGCACATGCAGAACAGGGGCAAGGAAATAACCCcagcagaaaagaaaaacctacaATTTCTTAAACTTCTACCCCCAAAAATAAAGCACGAAGTCtacataaatgaaaattaaagaataaaaaaattaccagaAGTATAGCGAGGTATAGAGTGGGTTTGGGATAATGATGGCTCAATCAGATTCTCCCACCTTTTGCTACCAAATTTTAAAGGATTTGTAGATCAGCAAACAAGAAAATCAGATCTGCATCAAATCAGCAGGGAGAGTGGTGGCTTATGCAAGGTTGGAGGAGACAAAgcagcaaaaaaaattgaaggagagATGGGTTGCAGTGTTTCGATGTGCTTTGATGGGGAGACTAGTTTTGTCCAAGAATCTCAAAGGTAACAAGCAACCACAATTACACTGTTTGATTTACCTCATGACCCGCTTGTTCACATGTTAAGCATCTTTGAGTTGATCAGCTTTATCATGGGGTCCACAAGCATAACCCCagttcaatttttaaattaaacattgATAAGAGGGAGTTTGGGAGAAACCGCACAAGCCACCACCCTCCTAAACACCCTCTTAGTTGATCAACAAGAACATTATACGAAATAACAGAGACAAAAGGCAAGGTATGCAATTGAGCCCCACAATTAAATGCAAGAACAAATTAATAGATgggaaagaaaattttattccTCCTTGTCCATGCAAAAACACCACGTGTCTCTAGTTTTTCATAGGATCCAAGTCCTGCTTTTGGTATTGTTCGAGAATCATATTACACAAGTTCATCGTACGTGCATCAAGTAGACCATGATTCCACAGTTTGATCATAAATAATCTCCAACACCTGCCAATCCCATGAGAACAAgtgattatttaaaattgttGACTCTGAAAGACAGTGAAACATGAGAAAATATCTCCAAGTGCTCTAAATACAACATGATCTGCTTGTAAGTACAAATAAGAGCAGAAGCTGAAcaggaagaaaagaaacaactaCAGTGGAATATGAtgacatttaaaattaaaattagtagACGAGTTACCACATTAGAGCTGGGGCTAGGAAAAGGTCGTGTCCATGCAATCTTGTGAAGGCCTCACATGCCCATGGGATATGTCCATCTGCAAGCACCCTGCCAGCATGAAAAGCAAATAAGTTCAAAACAAGACAATATGCACCCAACAGCCACAAACTTTATATTTATGTGAAACTCATGCAGCAGGCATCATAGTTAGTTTCGAAACTATAGATATCCATGACAACAATAATTCAATATGATTCTCAGTACAAAGATCTTTAtgagaaacaaaataaacaatccAAAGCATCTGTAAAGAGAAGATTACCGCTGCTTCCTCACAAATGAGTTCCATAAGTGCATCATTTGCTTCTCATCTTTAGTCACATCTACAAAATCATCAAGCATCTGCAGCATGATAGAATATTACTGATGGCTTTTTCAATGGTTGCTTGAAGGCATTAcaattatttcatcattttgtacGTTAAACTAATTGCTCCAAAATTGTGCTACATGCAAATGCTATAGTGCAATTACAATTCAATAAGTATCTGTATGTATATTTACTCATTGTACTGTAATTCTCTAtcttattatttcattattgagcTAATTTCACCATAACTGTGATATTTACAAATGAAACCTTCTTatcttagagaaaaaaattgttaatggccatttaactatttattttgtaaaaaaattatttttaaatgatcacGAGTACataaatataaactttttaaatgaatatGAGCAAAtaagtatttatatttatgtagCTGTAATCTTATCTTATTATGATGTTTCGAAGGCACTATAACCATAGCAAGCACACCTATTAGGGACCATCTTATTGATGGCTaaccaaattattttcttagcaTGCTGACTAAAGCTCCACAATGTGACTACTTAAAAGGGACTGACTTTAGCTCAGAAAATCAATCCAATGGAGAAAGGTAACATGTATAAAGTAAGCACAAACATGATTCAAAATGGCATCATAGAGTAGCAAACTAGAAGAATTAGGCAATGTGATCATTAAACATACCCTTCGGTCTTCAAAATCCgcaacatcatcatcaacttCATCCTCACTATCCCGATCTGACATAACTTGCTCAATTTCCattgacttaaaaaacaaaaagaacaatttcaaaaatttatgtcCACAGAATCCAATTaattcatagatttttttttttgaatggagagttgaaattaaattataaaaactagtcCCATTGGAGTCGGTGAGGgcttcgagaaaaaaaaaactaatctgtGAGTTGCAAACAGAGCATCATACACACACTTGTGACATTATAAAAACTAGTCCCGTTGGAGTTGGTGAGGGCTTCAAAAGAAAACTAATCTGGGAGTTGCAAACAGAACATCATACACACACTTGTGACAAACTCAAACATGCATGATATTGATATTCATCAAAAGGATACAGCAGCAagcttaacattttttaaaaaacaaattaaaaaaagctgTCAGATTTTTATGATTCCCTAAGAATCCACCTCTATTTTTAATCATCCGCATCAAGATAAACCACttcattttaatgattttatactACCATGACAATGTACGTTTTAACTGATTTAGAACtagaaattttaaataaattctccTTCCAATACAAGTGCAGGCCTGGAATCTTCATAGGTGTCACATGCATTAACACACAAATACATGTATATGCGGTATGCTCACTCTCACTAAAGTATGGTTTTCCATGACATGCGACCTTCAAATAATAAATGCCAGAAACATACTTCAAAAAGAAGACTAACagtgaattgaataaaaaatttccacATATTACGAGGAAAGGAAGTGATAAACTGGAATCATTTATTGAAAGACAGTCATTACTCACCTGAGCTCTATGTGAGTGAAAAAATTGTCGTTTGTGAAGGAGCATACGgctgcaaaaaagaaaatattaagattaAACCCATATTCaagctttgaaaaatatttaccaaTCTGAAATTATAAGCTTGAAGCAACAATGAATAAAGTGACTAactcagattaaaaaaaaaaaagtatttcacACTGCATATTACTAAACAATAAGCAACGTTAGAGCTGCAACATATAGAACTATTACAACCAGCAACAATACTCCACGTAATTGGAGTTCCAGGCCTTAATAATCTGATATTTATCGCATTTTCGACAAGTTAGTAGGCTACTTCATGGATACATTaactcaaaaacattttaacttGAGCCTCACAACCTAAAACGTATAGTACATAAATAGAACATGCAACTCTTCATCCTTGTTGACCAGGCCTGACAAATTACAAGTCATGCATTTTTTAATTACCtatagaatttttgttttaaaaaaaagatcagctaaaaaaatagagatggaTCAAGACCTACTTTCTCATGTCAGACCTTTCAATTGATAATTTTCTAGTCTTTGCGAACTGTAGCATGGCAGGGGGTGCAAGATTATTTCCAGGTACCATTTGAACACATTCAGCATCAGGATATGCTTGTGCTGCAGACCCTGATACCCCTGAAACATAAAATCTGGAAAGATTGTGTTCGCCATACTCTGTGCCACACATGCTAGTTGTTGGCAAATCCTTCCCACCTGAGACATCAGAATAATGATTCTCAActaacaaacataaaataagaagagaagCAAGCAAGCATATGAACCCACTACAAAGCAAACTGATTTGTAAAATTAGGCACCATAATTACATTGCAACGCATTTGATAAATCTGTTGGAAATATCTCATAGTTTCGTTACAATAGACCAACCAATTAGTAGGTGCTCCATTAGCTACATCACTCTGACAAGCATGCAAAAAATGCCACTTATTCTTTCATTTACTCTGAAACCAAAGCCTTGCAGCAGGAAAAAGAAGTTGATAATGAAGTCCTTCAATGAATCAAATGGCTCTGTTTTATTATGCCAACCTTGTGCTTTCAAAAATTGTGGTTTTGGCCCAAAGAATAATGCTTTGAGATGTTGTCTCTTATGGAAGAAAGGGATGTGACAATTTtttaagtaaagaaaaacagaaaacaatttttttctgcCTGGGCCAGGTGTTGGGAGCTGTCATTTTTATGCATTTCTTGTTCATCATCATTCctaatcacaagaaaaaagacTTGAAAATCTAGTAGATTATGCATCAAACCATTCCCTAAAAATTCCCATAGATTTCGTTACAAGGATGCCATCCATCATACGTGGATCATGGGAACAAGTAGAAAGCACATACCACCAATCTTGTCAAGAAGCTCACCGGCTCCCCGTTGCCTGCTCAGAGTCTTGTCATGTGCATTCTTTGCATTTGGAATAAGGTTCTTGGGTCTTTTGCGCTTTGGTTTCTTTGAACTGTGGGTAAACATGGACAAACCCATTTCAGTCCATGGTATtgtaaaatatcaacaaaattgACAGAAGATGAATAAATTTATTAGTTCAAGCAAGACAAATCCAAGACTTACCAAAAGAAGGTCTGTTGTTTTGGATCAATACCATCTGCAACAGTCTGAATAAAACATATTGGCATATGAATTCCAAGAACAATAAATAGGATATATATTATACTTTATACTTTGCATGGATGCCAAACATTTTCCCCAAATTGTATATTTAGCAGTTCACATAGACCACTTGATTTTTCCCATAGTTTTTTCTTGACCTTGTAAGTATATGGAAGAAATTCAATAATGACagcattctttttttcaatcagTGCTAAAAGTGATAAACTCAGGAACCCACCTATCATCCAGCAATTCATATAATTCCCAATATTTATGTGCTCATTTAAACTACTCTAAAGCTCTCAAGGTAATGTAAACAAAGCAATATGTACATGTGTgttctcttttagttttagtgttttgtttAACACATCATTCTATTAAGCATCACGAGAATCACCTTCCAGCGAATCATAAAATTCCTGATATTTATATGTTTACAAGACACTAAACTAAACAATATTCCAAAGCACACAATAACTGTAAACAAAGCAATGCAGTTTGTCATGTACTTTTAATTTTGCTGTTAAACAAGCGATATTACCCTtactttgttgttttattttatttaacatggAAAGCGCATCATAGGAGCGAAAAGAACAACTGCATATAGTAAATATTTGTTGACTTTGTAACTTGaataaataacatatataggaaaagcaaaaaatcaaatatgaacTGTTGTGATGGCAGAGTTGgagtaatatttaaaaatcaaaacaaataaagtgtCATGAAGAATTTATAAATGGAGGAAACACCCTAACCTTGGATCTCCAAATATCAGTTTTCACAGATATATTAACAGCTTGAAATTCTTGAGTTATCTGCAAGACATAAATCAGAAGTCATTGGAGTACAAAATATGTAAAGAAAAACATTCACTCGAGATTCCTGTAGTTTACCAACCCAAAATTCAAAGTCGAAGAGGTCATGTGACGAGGGCAAGTGATATCTCAGACCCTaaggagcaaaaaaaaaaaaacaaaattatatatatatatgaaactcAACATAAAAACTCAGCTTGAAGAAAAGAcaattatcattttgttttcatcACAAGGAACAAAAGGATATCAGGAAAACTTCCAACCTTGAAGCTTGCACATTTTACCAAGCAAAATGGGCAGGAAAAGTCTTCAGTTACTGCAAGTTAGACATCCAACACATCATAAAAGACGAGGAAAAGGACCTTGCAGATCATGCTGATAGAAAGAACCAGAAGCCAAGGAAAAGACTTAAAAGTTGCAGACACCCATCAATGacaattgatgaaaatattcaCTATCAAGGGATTGAAAGTTCAAACAACATAATCTGTCTTGTTCAAGATTGAAGAAGTTATAAGTTCTTCCATCTAAATCAAATTGTGAACCCATGTCACATTTAAATGCATtataacaaaagaagaagaagaagaagaagaagaagaagattaataTTACCTTCAGTTTTTTGcaacttattattataatatctaTAGTTGAAAATGACATTTCCCGCCCTCAACCTACATAATACAAGGAGTCAAAATGCTTTATCATACTCATttaggaaaacaaaagaattccCAGATCAGGTGCAGAGCAATAAAGAACAGCAATAATAATCGACAAGTGTTTGATGCTTGGATGTATAAGAGATTACCGAATAACATGAGACGAAGATGAAGAAGACATGTCACTACATGTGTATGAAGATTTTTCCTTAGCTCCAACCTCTTCTGCAGAAATGTTGACTTGCAGCTGTGATGTATTCTTTggaaaacacaaacaataaaaatggcTTACTTCTGTCAGCAAATAAACATCTAGAAGAAGATGTGataaatgaatttgattttgtcCAACTAGAAGACCTTTGAGAGCAGAACAAACCACAGTTTCAGAATTAAAtggaatttgaattaaaacacaGTTGTCCTCGGTCAAACAATTCAACTGCAAGAAGAAACACAAAAGAGCACTCTTAAATTTCCAAATACAAATGTAATCTTATGAAACCCTGATGATCAGActgcaaaaaacaaataattctcACAGTTAAATTATTCAGGTTAtgatgtttggaagtgtggtagaggttgcttttcaaagtacttttcgcttgaaaatgcattaaaataatgttttttttattttttaaattttatatttgatatcagcacatcaaaacgatcaaaaaacaccaaaaaaaaacatatcatttgaagcaaagaaaaaaaatcaaattttgatgaaaagcaAGTTAACGGGCATAAATGTTCCCAGTCATGAGGCTGCTTATGAAGGTGCCAATGTCAGCTTCCAACCATCGCTATTAAATCATACAACAGAAAGTATACAGCATTTCTACAGAACAGCATGGGCCATGGAAAATGGCAAGTCTGCAGGTCTATGTCAAACTTCTTGAAAGCATGCAGGAATACCAGGAGTGAGCAGAAGCTTCTTTACACAGACAATTTGGCAGAGGACAAAGAAGTAACACCACGTGGCTTGTCAGAGTGATGTAGTGATTAGTGATCATTAGACCCATGGCTAATTCAGTTCTTTGAATAATGCAATCAAGTCAAAATAATCTCGCTTAACCAATGACATTGTACTTTATGCAATGATTAGCCTACATTGTGAAGGCATTTGTTTACTACGATGAATCAGGTTCCAGCCTCTATGATGGGTATTAATGTGGAGTCAGTTAGCATTTAGTGTCCTTATTATAACATCATGGGTTCaagtaaaagatgaaaaataaatagttatcCAGAAGCTATCAGTGCTTTACCTTCAAGAAACAAGCATTCATGTCAACAGGAGATGTCACCTCCGCTCTTTGTCCCAAACCCAAATTTGGTGACTTCTCCCAGAAATTACATAGCGAGTCTAATGGTATCTTCCCCAATAGACAGCATCCTCCAACATTTTCTGCCATGTACaagcaaaatttaaatataaagctggatttgaaaatgcaaataaacaaccattaaacaaaaggaaaaggcaatTAGAACCCCTTTAATAAGGCCAAATTCACTTGCAACAATGAGTTGTTTGACATAACATGTTGTCATCACATTGTTTGGTTTATTGCTtcttttctccatgcaaaatagaaaacaaaaaattgaaccTTGAAAACAACATCTTTTGTAATTTCTTGGCaatgaaaaattacaaatagACCAATTACCAGCAAGTACCATAGCATGCATTAGCAACACTTTCCACATGACATCATATATGAATTAGTTAAGGAACCAAAGCATATCTCACATGGAAAAATTCCATACCCAAATGACCCTTGGTTAAATCGATTCCATGCATAGAACTTTGGGCCCCAGCTGccaaaaataatagagataatgagataaaaaaaaaattatgtggcAGATAATCTCAAGTATTAATCAAAACGTATGAATGCATACCAAAGCTGACAAGCAAGACATGCAGTGAGCCAGATTTGACCTCTGATGCTAGCTTATTCATCTCCGGGAGAACGAAATTCGCTTGTACTTGAGCACTACCCTCAACTCCAGCAAAGCCGGTCAAAACACATGGTTGACTAAAGCGATATACTGCAGAATACTTCATTGTGGGATACAAAAAGCAAAGCCGAATCattaagaatagttaatgacCGCATATACTATCTCCAATAGCATTAGTATATGTCAATCTGGCTAGGAAAAAGAAACAGATGCATTCTTACCTCTAAAACCC is a window encoding:
- the LOC7491491 gene encoding polycomb group protein EMBRYONIC FLOWER 2 isoform X2, whose translation is MPGIPLVTRETSSRSTIDQMCREDARGGGVLHLTEEEEIAAEESLSIYCKPVELYNILQRRSIGNPSFLQRCLLYKIQAKNKRRIQMTISMLVTLNGVVQSHNIFPLYVLLARLVSNIGVLEYSAVYRFSQPCVLTGFAGVEGSAQVQANFVLPEMNKLASEVKSGSLHVLLVSFAGAQSSMHGIDLTKGHLENVGGCCLLGKIPLDSLCNFWEKSPNLGLGQRAEVTSPVDMNACFLKLNCLTEDNCVLIQIPFNSETVVCSALKGLLVGQNQIHLSHLLLDVYLLTEVSHFYCLCFPKNTSQLQVNISAEEVGAKEKSSYTCSDMSSSSSSHVIRLRAGNVIFNYRYYNNKLQKTEVTEDFSCPFCLVKCASFKGLRYHLPSSHDLFDFEFWITQEFQAVNISVKTDIWRSKTVADGIDPKQQTFFCSKKPKRKRPKNLIPNAKNAHDKTLSRQRGAGELLDKIGGGKDLPTTSMCGTEYGEHNLSRFYVSGVSGSAAQAYPDAECVQMVPGNNLAPPAMLQFAKTRKLSIERSDMRNRMLLHKRQFFHSHRAQSMEIEQVMSDRDSEDEVDDDVADFEDRRMLDDFVDVTKDEKQMMHLWNSFVRKQRVLADGHIPWACEAFTRLHGHDLFLAPALMWCWRLFMIKLWNHGLLDARTMNLCNMILEQYQKQDLDPMKN
- the LOC7491491 gene encoding polycomb group protein EMBRYONIC FLOWER 2 isoform X6, with the protein product MPGIPLVTRETSSYSRSTIDQMCREDARGGGVLHLTEEEEIAAEESLSIYCKPVELYNILQRRSIGNPSFLQRCLLYKIQAKNKRRIQMTISMLVTLNGVVQSHNIFPLYVLLARLVSNIGVLEYSAVYRFSQPCVLTGFAGVEGSAQVQANFVLPEMNKLASEVKSGSLHVLLVSFAGAQSSMHGIDLTKGHLENVGGCCLLGKIPLDSLCNFWEKSPNLGLGQRAEVTSPVDMNACFLKNTSQLQVNISAEEVGAKEKSSYTCSDMSSSSSSHVIRLRAGNVIFNYRYYNNKLQKTEVTEDFSCPFCLVKCASFKGLRYHLPSSHDLFDFEFWITQEFQAVNISVKTDIWRSKTVADGIDPKQQTFFCSKKPKRKRPKNLIPNAKNAHDKTLSRQRGAGELLDKIGGGKDLPTTSMCGTEYGEHNLSRFYVSGVSGSAAQAYPDAECVQMVPGNNLAPPAMLQFAKTRKLSIERSDMRNRMLLHKRQFFHSHRAQSMEIEQVMSDRDSEDEVDDDVADFEDRRMLDDFVDVTKDEKQMMHLWNSFVRKQRVLADGHIPWACEAFTRLHGHDLFLAPALMWCWRLFMIKLWNHGLLDARTMNLCNMILEQYQKQDLDPMKN
- the LOC7491491 gene encoding polycomb group protein EMBRYONIC FLOWER 2 isoform X5 — its product is MPGIPLVTRETSSYSRSTIDQMCREDARGGGVLHLTEEEEIAAEESLSIYCKPVELYNILQRRSIGNPSFLQRCLLYKIQAKNKRRIQMTISMLVTLNGVVQSHNIFPLYVLLARLVSNIGVLEYSAVYRFSQPCVLTGFAGVEGSAQVQANFVLPEMNKLASEVKSGSLHVLLVSFAGAQSSMHGIDLTKGHLENVGGCCLLGKIPLDSLCNFWEKSPNLGLGQRAEVTSPVDMNACFLKLNCLTEDNCVLIQIPFNSETVNTSQLQVNISAEEVGAKEKSSYTCSDMSSSSSSHVIRLRAGNVIFNYRYYNNKLQKTEVTEDFSCPFCLVKCASFKGLRYHLPSSHDLFDFEFWITQEFQAVNISVKTDIWRSKTVADGIDPKQQTFFCSKKPKRKRPKNLIPNAKNAHDKTLSRQRGAGELLDKIGGGKDLPTTSMCGTEYGEHNLSRFYVSGVSGSAAQAYPDAECVQMVPGNNLAPPAMLQFAKTRKLSIERSDMRNRMLLHKRQFFHSHRAQSMEIEQVMSDRDSEDEVDDDVADFEDRRMLDDFVDVTKDEKQMMHLWNSFVRKQRVLADGHIPWACEAFTRLHGHDLFLAPALMWCWRLFMIKLWNHGLLDARTMNLCNMILEQYQKQDLDPMKN
- the LOC7491491 gene encoding polycomb group protein EMBRYONIC FLOWER 2 isoform X4, with translation MPGIPLVTRETSSYSRSTIDQMCREDARGGGVLHLTEEEEIAAEESLSIYCKPVELYNILQRRSIGNPSFLQRCLLYKIQAKNKRRIQMTISMLVTLNGVVQSHNIFPLYVLLARLVSNIGVLEYSAVYRFSQPCVLTGFAGVEGSAQVQANFVLPEMNKLASEVKSGSLHVLLVSFAGAQSSMHGIDLTKGHLENVGGCCLLGKIPLDSLCNFWEKSPNLGLGQRAEVTSPVDMNACFLKLNCLTEDNCVLIQIPFNSETVVCSALKGLLVGQNQIHLSHLLLDVYLLTEVSHFYCLCFPKNTSQLQVNISAEEVGAKEKSSYTCSDMSSSSSSHVIRLRAGNVIFNYRYYNNKLQKTEVTEDFSCPFCLVKCASFKITQEFQAVNISVKTDIWRSKTVADGIDPKQQTFFCSKKPKRKRPKNLIPNAKNAHDKTLSRQRGAGELLDKIGGGKDLPTTSMCGTEYGEHNLSRFYVSGVSGSAAQAYPDAECVQMVPGNNLAPPAMLQFAKTRKLSIERSDMRNRMLLHKRQFFHSHRAQSMEIEQVMSDRDSEDEVDDDVADFEDRRMLDDFVDVTKDEKQMMHLWNSFVRKQRVLADGHIPWACEAFTRLHGHDLFLAPALMWCWRLFMIKLWNHGLLDARTMNLCNMILEQYQKQDLDPMKN
- the LOC7491491 gene encoding polycomb group protein EMBRYONIC FLOWER 2 isoform X3; the protein is MPGIPLVTRETSSYSRSTIDQMCREDARGGGVLHLTEEEEIAAEESLSIYCKPVELYNILQRRSIGNPSFLQRCLLYKIQAKNKRRIQMTISMLVTLNGVVQSHNIFPLYVLLARLVSNIGVLEYSAVYRFSQPCVLTGFAGVEGSAQVQANFVLPEMNKLASEVKSGSLHVLLVSFAGAQSSMHGIDLTKGHLENVGGCCLLGKIPLDSLCNFWEKSPNLGLGQRAEVTSPVDMNACFLKLNCLTEDNCVLIQIPFNSETVVCSALKGLLVGQNQIHLSHLLLDVYLLTEVSHFYCLCFPKNTSQLQVNISAEEVGAKEKSSYTCSDMSSSSSSHVIRLRAGNVIFNYRYYNNKLQKTEVTEDFSCPFCLVKCASFKGLRYHLPSSHDLFDFEFWITQEFQAVNISVKTDIWRSKTVADGIDPKQQTFFCSKKPKRKRPKNLIPNAKNAHDKTLSRQRGAGELLDKIGGGKDLPTTSMCGTEYGEHNLSRFYVSGVSGSAAQAYPDAECVQMVPGNNLAPPAMLQFAKTRKLSIESRMLLHKRQFFHSHRAQSMEIEQVMSDRDSEDEVDDDVADFEDRRMLDDFVDVTKDEKQMMHLWNSFVRKQRVLADGHIPWACEAFTRLHGHDLFLAPALMWCWRLFMIKLWNHGLLDARTMNLCNMILEQYQKQDLDPMKN
- the LOC7491491 gene encoding polycomb group protein EMBRYONIC FLOWER 2 isoform X1, with amino-acid sequence MPGIPLVTRETSSYSRSTIDQMCREDARGGGVLHLTEEEEIAAEESLSIYCKPVELYNILQRRSIGNPSFLQRCLLYKIQAKNKRRIQMTISMLVTLNGVVQSHNIFPLYVLLARLVSNIGVLEYSAVYRFSQPCVLTGFAGVEGSAQVQANFVLPEMNKLASEVKSGSLHVLLVSFAGAQSSMHGIDLTKGHLENVGGCCLLGKIPLDSLCNFWEKSPNLGLGQRAEVTSPVDMNACFLKLNCLTEDNCVLIQIPFNSETVVCSALKGLLVGQNQIHLSHLLLDVYLLTEVSHFYCLCFPKNTSQLQVNISAEEVGAKEKSSYTCSDMSSSSSSHVIRLRAGNVIFNYRYYNNKLQKTEVTEDFSCPFCLVKCASFKGLRYHLPSSHDLFDFEFWITQEFQAVNISVKTDIWRSKTVADGIDPKQQTFFCSKKPKRKRPKNLIPNAKNAHDKTLSRQRGAGELLDKIGGGKDLPTTSMCGTEYGEHNLSRFYVSGVSGSAAQAYPDAECVQMVPGNNLAPPAMLQFAKTRKLSIERSDMRNRMLLHKRQFFHSHRAQSMEIEQVMSDRDSEDEVDDDVADFEDRRMLDDFVDVTKDEKQMMHLWNSFVRKQRVLADGHIPWACEAFTRLHGHDLFLAPALMWCWRLFMIKLWNHGLLDARTMNLCNMILEQYQKQDLDPMKN